The following coding sequences are from one Beggiatoa alba B18LD window:
- a CDS encoding class I SAM-dependent methyltransferase has protein sequence MTSASEWNSRYLAASPQILQPCDLLQHNAHLLPSTGIALELASGLGANALFLAQHGLITHAWDHSEVALQKLAERAQEQQCPIHTSVRDVVLNPPPAESFDVIVVAHFLTRSIAKALMDALKPQGLLFYQTFTRTCVSETGPKCDEYRLADNELLQLFQALKLVFYREEARIGNLQQGFRDKAQLIAQRV, from the coding sequence ATGACCAGTGCAAGCGAATGGAATAGCCGTTATTTGGCGGCATCACCTCAAATTTTACAGCCCTGTGACTTATTACAACATAATGCACATTTGCTACCCAGTACAGGCATAGCGTTAGAGCTTGCGTCGGGTTTGGGAGCGAATGCTTTATTTTTAGCCCAACATGGCTTAATCACCCATGCATGGGATCATTCTGAAGTCGCTCTGCAAAAACTGGCAGAACGTGCGCAAGAGCAACAATGCCCTATTCATACAAGCGTGCGTGATGTTGTTCTCAACCCGCCACCCGCAGAGAGTTTTGATGTCATTGTTGTTGCTCACTTTCTGACACGCTCAATTGCAAAAGCATTAATGGATGCATTAAAACCACAGGGGTTATTGTTTTATCAAACTTTTACCCGTACTTGTGTCAGTGAAACAGGGCCAAAATGTGATGAATATCGTTTAGCAGATAATGAATTACTGCAACTCTTTCAAGCATTAAAACTGGTTTTTTATCGTGAAGAAGCCCGTATTGGTAATCTACAACAAGGATTTCGTGATAAAGCACAATTAATTGCGCAAAGAGTATAA
- the hslV gene encoding ATP-dependent protease subunit HslV, producing the protein MEQFDGTTILSVRRNGQVVIGGDGQVTFGNTTLKGNARKVRRLYQNKIIAGFAGGTADAFTLFERFEAKLEKHQGNLTRSAVELAKDWRTDRMLRRLEAMLAVADQTASLIITGNGDVVEPEHGIMAIGSGSMFAQSAARALLENTELTAAEIVEKSLHIAADICIYTNHNLTIEVLNAG; encoded by the coding sequence GTGGAACAATTTGACGGAACAACAATTTTATCAGTGCGACGTAATGGGCAAGTTGTGATTGGTGGCGATGGACAAGTCACATTTGGCAATACCACCTTAAAAGGAAACGCCCGTAAAGTAAGACGCTTGTATCAAAATAAAATCATTGCAGGATTTGCAGGTGGCACAGCGGATGCGTTTACCTTATTTGAACGCTTTGAAGCAAAATTAGAAAAACATCAAGGGAATTTGACCCGCTCAGCAGTTGAATTGGCAAAAGATTGGCGTACTGACCGCATGTTACGCCGTTTAGAGGCGATGCTTGCCGTTGCTGACCAAACCGCTTCATTGATTATTACAGGAAATGGGGATGTCGTTGAGCCTGAGCATGGCATTATGGCAATTGGTTCAGGCAGTATGTTTGCCCAATCAGCCGCTCGCGCTTTGTTAGAAAACACAGAATTAACAGCGGCAGAAATCGTCGAAAAATCCTTACATATTGCCGCTGATATTTGTATTTACACCAATCATAATTTAACCATTGAAGTGTTAAATGCGGGGTAA
- a CDS encoding arginyltransferase codes for MMNFRTQFNLYATPPHECSYLSGRQATTIFIDPHFPKDKALYSTLSQHGFRRSGEHLYRPHCHSCDACVPVRIPVCFFEPNRTQQRIWRKNQDLVVKAVAGGFREEHFQLYSRYLAARHAGGGMDNPTRHSYMQFLTSSWAETIFYEFYLQDELIIVAVVDHFEQGLSAVYTFFNPDYPKRSLGVYAVLWEIEECKRLRKEALYLGYWIKNCQKMSYKVNYQPLEYYRHGLWQPKP; via the coding sequence ATGATGAATTTTCGCACTCAATTTAATTTATATGCCACCCCACCTCACGAGTGTAGTTATCTTTCTGGCAGACAAGCAACCACTATTTTTATTGACCCTCATTTCCCGAAAGACAAAGCCTTATACAGTACCTTATCACAACATGGCTTTCGTCGTAGTGGTGAACATTTATACCGTCCGCATTGTCACAGTTGTGATGCCTGTGTTCCTGTACGAATTCCTGTTTGTTTTTTTGAGCCAAACCGCACACAACAACGAATTTGGCGTAAAAATCAAGATTTAGTAGTTAAAGCAGTAGCGGGTGGTTTTCGTGAAGAACATTTTCAATTATATAGTCGCTATTTAGCCGCTCGACATGCTGGTGGTGGCATGGACAATCCAACTCGTCATAGTTATATGCAATTCCTAACTAGCAGTTGGGCAGAAACGATTTTTTATGAATTTTACTTACAAGATGAATTAATTATTGTTGCAGTTGTTGATCATTTTGAACAAGGGCTTTCTGCGGTTTATACATTTTTTAACCCTGACTATCCAAAACGGAGTTTGGGTGTTTATGCGGTTTTATGGGAAATTGAAGAATGTAAACGATTGAGAAAAGAGGCTTTATATTTGGGATATTGGATTAAAAATTGCCAAAAAATGAGTTATAAAGTGAATTACCAACCTTTAGAATATTATCGACATGGTTTGTGGCAACCAAAACCCTAG
- a CDS encoding ComEA family DNA-binding protein, with amino-acid sequence MLKKMLVGVLGLFILSASPISATETQSTEAVATAATISKVDINTATEAVLDEELIGIGPKKAAAIIKYRAENGLFKSIEELKHVPGIGEKLFLNNRDKLIASQPVKASKEAGLEAEKVVETTPPATPASDTTHQN; translated from the coding sequence ATGTTAAAAAAAATGTTGGTAGGCGTATTGGGTTTGTTTATATTATCTGCATCACCTATTTCCGCAACGGAAACACAATCAACTGAGGCAGTTGCAACGGCTGCGACTATCTCAAAAGTTGATATTAATACTGCAACCGAAGCTGTGTTAGACGAAGAACTCATCGGCATCGGCCCTAAAAAAGCGGCGGCTATTATTAAATATCGTGCTGAAAATGGCTTGTTTAAATCCATTGAAGAATTAAAACATGTACCTGGAATCGGTGAAAAGTTGTTTTTGAATAACCGTGATAAGTTGATTGCCTCACAACCTGTGAAAGCCAGTAAAGAAGCAGGACTAGAAGCAGAAAAAGTTGTTGAAACCACACCGCCAGCAACGCCTGCATCAGACACAACTCATCAAAATTAA
- the nuoN gene encoding NADH-quinone oxidoreductase subunit NuoN, protein MSFEFVAAELGYLMPEILLLTLACVVLLVDVYLPEQLRNLTYQLTQGTLIGAALMVIATYPDSRMVVMSGLYVNDAMAAILKLFILTIVFFAFIYSRDYLRDRGLLRGEFFVLGLFATLGMLVMVSAHSLLLVYLGLELLSLSLYGMVAMQRDSHQATEAAMKYFVLGAIASGMLLYGMSMLYGVTSSLDLNVIAQAINANTANKTMLVYGLVFIVIGLAFKLGAVPFHMWVPDVYQGAPTAVTLFISSAPKIAAFAILIRLLVEGLGSLQSHWQGMLVLLSFLSMGLGNIVAIAQSNIKRMLAYSTISHVGFLMLGVIAGSAKGYGAAMFYTIVYTLMSLGSFGILLLLSRVGFDAERLEDLKGLNERNGWFAFIMLILMLSMAGIPPLLGFWAKWVVLAEVIQAGYIWLAIFAVIFSVIGAFYYLRIIKLMYFDKPEDTTSITPQTDMQVALSTNGLFILLLGLVPQVLLNFCFSAMGV, encoded by the coding sequence ATGAGTTTTGAGTTTGTAGCCGCAGAGCTAGGATATTTGATGCCAGAAATTTTATTATTGACACTGGCATGTGTGGTACTGTTGGTAGATGTTTACTTGCCTGAACAGTTGCGGAATCTTACCTATCAATTAACCCAAGGAACATTGATAGGGGCTGCATTAATGGTGATTGCGACTTATCCTGACAGTCGAATGGTCGTAATGAGTGGCTTGTATGTAAATGACGCGATGGCTGCTATTCTCAAGTTATTCATTTTAACCATAGTATTTTTCGCGTTTATTTACTCACGCGATTATTTACGTGATAGGGGCTTGCTAAGAGGTGAGTTTTTCGTTTTAGGTTTATTTGCAACATTAGGCATGCTCGTTATGGTCTCTGCCCATAGCCTATTATTAGTTTATTTAGGATTAGAATTATTATCTTTATCCTTATATGGCATGGTTGCAATGCAACGGGATTCCCATCAAGCAACTGAAGCTGCAATGAAATATTTTGTTTTAGGGGCAATTGCTTCAGGCATGCTGCTATATGGCATGTCTATGCTTTATGGCGTAACGAGTTCATTAGACTTAAATGTAATTGCACAAGCCATTAATGCAAATACGGCTAATAAAACCATGCTGGTGTATGGTTTAGTCTTCATTGTTATTGGTTTAGCATTCAAATTAGGGGCTGTTCCCTTCCATATGTGGGTACCTGATGTTTATCAAGGCGCGCCCACGGCCGTAACACTATTTATTAGCTCCGCACCTAAAATTGCAGCGTTTGCGATTTTAATCCGTCTGTTAGTTGAAGGCTTAGGCAGTTTACAAAGCCACTGGCAGGGCATGTTAGTATTGCTATCATTCCTGTCTATGGGGTTAGGGAATATTGTGGCAATTGCTCAAAGCAATATTAAGCGGATGTTAGCCTACTCTACGATTTCCCATGTTGGTTTTTTAATGTTAGGTGTGATTGCTGGCTCTGCTAAAGGCTATGGTGCTGCCATGTTTTACACCATCGTTTATACCTTAATGTCATTGGGTAGCTTCGGCATTCTCTTATTATTAAGCCGTGTTGGTTTTGATGCGGAGCGGTTAGAAGATTTAAAAGGTCTTAATGAACGCAATGGCTGGTTCGCTTTCATTATGTTAATCCTAATGTTATCTATGGCAGGCATTCCACCTTTATTAGGATTCTGGGCAAAGTGGGTTGTATTAGCAGAAGTGATTCAAGCGGGTTACATCTGGCTAGCAATTTTTGCGGTTATCTTCTCAGTGATTGGTGCTTTCTACTACTTACGTATTATAAAACTGATGTATTTTGATAAACCTGAAGATACAACATCAATTACACCACAAACTGATATGCAAGTCGCACTCAGCACTAATGGCTTATTTATCCTATTATTAGGGCTAGTTCCTCAAGTTCTTTTAAACTTCTGCTTTAGTGCAATGGGTGTTTAA
- a CDS encoding type II toxin-antitoxin system RelE/ParE family toxin gives MRLENLDQLDSASSLRDLSIPPNNKLETLIGDRAGQHSIRINDKYRICFIWTDSGAEQVEIIDYH, from the coding sequence TTGCGGTTAGAAAATTTAGACCAACTTGATTCTGCTAGTTCATTACGTGACTTAAGTATTCCACCTAACAATAAGTTAGAGACATTAATTGGTGATCGAGCAGGTCAACATAGCATTCGTATCAATGATAAATATCGAATTTGCTTCATATGGACAGATTCTGGTGCTGAGCAAGTTGAAATTATTGATTATCATTAG
- the glmS gene encoding glutamine--fructose-6-phosphate transaminase (isomerizing) — MCGIIGAVAERDVVPILLEGLKRLEYRGYDSAGVAIIDYQTQGLACRRVVGKVNALESVLQQKSLYSPTGIAHTRWATHGKPTEKNAHPHISQDTIAVVHNGIIENHQTLRSFLQEQGYVFHSETDTEVVVHLIHYYTTQGHDVLQAFRLTLKRLEGNYALAMISPLASGHVYATRQGCPLVVGVGIGEYFIASDVAALIPVTQRIIYLEDGDVVDLQRDQLSITNLAGKVCERPIHISQLRADAVERGEFRHYMLKEIFEQPHALAETLEGRIHNDQILEAAFGANAHHLLDEIYAVQIIACGTSYHAGLVARYWIESLAKLPCSVEVASEFRYRQPLPNPNALVVCISQSGETADTLAALHEAKRLGFGPSLAICNVPESALARAADMVLMTRAGPEIGVASTKAFTTQLLCLLMLTVVLGRRNGTISELEKVIVRAMRSLPDQLQKLLELNQEIKQIAEEFADKHHTLFLGRGVHYPIAMEGALKLKEISYIHAEAYPAGELKHGPLALVDADMPVVAVAPNDTLQEKLKSNLEEVHARGGQLFIFANHRAIMQGSDFVKIIELGEINEYISPIAYTIPLQLLAYHVALIRGTDVDKPRNLAKSVTVE; from the coding sequence ATGTGCGGTATTATTGGCGCAGTTGCAGAACGTGATGTTGTTCCTATTTTATTAGAAGGGTTAAAACGCCTTGAATATCGCGGTTATGATTCCGCAGGCGTTGCAATCATTGACTATCAAACACAAGGGCTTGCCTGTCGCCGTGTAGTCGGTAAGGTAAATGCCTTAGAAAGCGTATTGCAACAAAAATCATTATATTCACCCACAGGTATTGCGCATACACGTTGGGCAACCCATGGTAAACCCACTGAAAAAAATGCACATCCGCATATTTCTCAAGATACTATTGCTGTTGTACACAATGGCATTATTGAAAATCATCAAACGTTGCGTTCTTTTTTACAAGAACAAGGATATGTCTTTCATTCTGAAACAGATACAGAAGTCGTTGTCCATCTCATCCATTATTACACCACACAAGGGCATGACGTACTCCAAGCCTTTCGTTTAACGCTAAAACGCCTAGAAGGCAATTATGCTCTAGCCATGATTAGCCCACTTGCTTCAGGTCATGTTTATGCGACGCGCCAAGGTTGCCCGCTGGTTGTTGGGGTAGGAATTGGTGAATACTTTATTGCTTCCGATGTTGCCGCTTTAATCCCAGTGACACAACGGATTATTTACTTAGAAGATGGTGACGTTGTCGATTTACAACGCGACCAGTTAAGTATTACCAATTTGGCGGGTAAAGTTTGCGAGCGTCCTATTCACATCAGTCAATTACGTGCGGATGCAGTCGAACGGGGCGAATTTCGTCACTACATGCTGAAAGAGATTTTTGAACAACCGCACGCATTAGCAGAAACCTTAGAAGGTCGTATTCACAATGACCAAATATTAGAAGCGGCATTTGGTGCAAATGCTCATCATTTATTAGATGAAATTTATGCAGTACAAATTATTGCTTGTGGGACTAGTTACCATGCAGGATTAGTTGCACGCTATTGGATTGAATCCCTTGCAAAATTGCCCTGTAGTGTTGAAGTCGCCAGTGAATTTCGCTACCGTCAACCCTTACCCAATCCCAATGCACTGGTTGTCTGTATTTCTCAATCAGGAGAAACTGCGGATACACTCGCCGCTTTACACGAAGCAAAACGCTTAGGTTTTGGCCCTAGTTTAGCCATTTGCAATGTGCCTGAAAGTGCATTAGCCCGTGCAGCAGATATGGTCTTGATGACTCGTGCAGGTCCTGAAATTGGCGTTGCCTCTACAAAAGCCTTTACCACGCAATTACTTTGTTTACTGATGCTGACTGTGGTCTTAGGGAGACGAAATGGCACAATTTCAGAATTAGAAAAAGTGATTGTGCGGGCGATGCGCTCACTGCCTGATCAATTACAAAAGTTATTAGAGTTGAATCAGGAGATTAAACAAATTGCAGAAGAGTTTGCAGATAAGCATCACACGCTTTTTTTAGGGCGGGGAGTACATTATCCCATTGCAATGGAGGGGGCGTTAAAGCTGAAAGAAATTTCTTATATTCACGCTGAAGCCTATCCTGCTGGTGAGTTAAAACATGGTCCACTAGCACTGGTCGACGCGGATATGCCCGTAGTTGCCGTTGCACCGAATGATACACTTCAAGAGAAATTGAAATCTAACTTAGAAGAAGTTCATGCACGTGGTGGGCAACTCTTTATTTTTGCTAATCATCGCGCCATTATGCAAGGCTCTGACTTTGTAAAAATCATTGAATTGGGAGAAATTAACGAATATATTTCCCCGATTGCCTACACCATTCCATTACAACTATTAGCCTATCATGTCGCGCTGATTCGTGGCACGGACGTAGATAAACCGCGAAACTTAGCGAAATCGGTGACGGTGGAATAA
- a CDS encoding HigA family addiction module antitoxin — MVRVPTHRVPTHPGKMLLEEFLKPMGISQKCLATHIHIHHSFINKIINGHKGITPDIALRLAKFFDISVEFWMNLQLRWDLYQAQQRQNETRILETIHPYSSMGKRAH, encoded by the coding sequence ATGGTTCGTGTACCTACTCACCGTGTGCCTACCCACCCAGGAAAAATGCTATTAGAAGAGTTTTTGAAACCAATGGGTATTAGTCAAAAATGTTTAGCAACTCATATTCATATTCATCATTCTTTTATTAATAAAATTATTAATGGACATAAAGGCATAACACCTGATATTGCGCTACGTTTAGCAAAATTCTTTGACATATCAGTAGAGTTCTGGATGAACTTACAATTGCGTTGGGATTTATATCAGGCACAGCAACGCCAGAATGAAACAAGAATATTGGAAACCATTCACCCATATTCAAGCATGGGAAAACGTGCTCATTAA
- a CDS encoding acyl-CoA thioesterase, with protein sequence MARLTLDLPEQFAFTTEIPILIGHINYGGHVGNDAILSFIHESRLRYLKHLGYASELDINGLGLIMTDTAIIYKAEAFHGDILIAEVVCCDFNKYGCDFLFKLSSQQTQKEIARAKTGVVFFDYISRKVVNLPDSFLKKVS encoded by the coding sequence ATGGCTAGACTCACACTCGATTTACCCGAACAATTTGCGTTTACCACAGAAATACCCATTTTAATTGGGCATATCAATTATGGAGGGCATGTGGGAAATGATGCGATTTTATCGTTTATCCATGAAAGCCGTTTGCGCTATTTAAAACACTTGGGCTATGCCTCTGAATTGGATATTAATGGCTTAGGTCTTATCATGACAGATACCGCAATTATTTATAAAGCAGAAGCATTTCATGGTGATATATTAATTGCTGAAGTGGTTTGTTGCGATTTTAATAAATATGGTTGTGATTTTCTTTTTAAACTCAGTAGTCAACAAACACAAAAAGAAATTGCCCGTGCAAAAACGGGCGTTGTTTTCTTTGACTATATCAGCCGTAAAGTGGTGAACTTACCTGATAGTTTTCTCAAAAAAGTCAGCTAA
- the aat gene encoding leucyl/phenylalanyl-tRNA--protein transferase, with protein sequence MRRPYWIPQHASPFDFPNIDSALAHPDGLLAIGGDLSLSRLIIAYRRGIFPWYSEDQPILWWSPSQRMVLYPDALKISRSLKKTIRKQIFTITLDQNFRQVMQACAEPRVHQKGTWITADMIDAYCRLHEYEFAHSVEAWHDGQLVGGLYGVAMGKIFFGESMFCRMTDASKVAFTHLVLQLQRWGFKLIDCQVYTNHLNSLGAQEIPRKQFRLLLEHLSEMPSYTGSWKFDEDLIQTAFILET encoded by the coding sequence ATGCGCCGCCCTTATTGGATTCCTCAACATGCAAGCCCTTTCGACTTCCCTAACATTGACAGTGCGTTAGCTCATCCTGATGGCTTATTAGCAATTGGTGGTGATTTAAGTCTAAGTCGTCTTATCATTGCTTATCGTCGTGGTATTTTTCCTTGGTATAGTGAAGACCAACCTATTTTATGGTGGTCTCCCAGTCAACGAATGGTACTTTATCCTGACGCGCTAAAAATCTCCCGAAGTTTAAAGAAAACGATTCGTAAGCAAATTTTTACCATTACTTTAGACCAAAATTTTCGCCAAGTCATGCAAGCCTGTGCAGAGCCACGAGTGCATCAAAAAGGCACATGGATAACTGCCGATATGATAGATGCTTATTGTCGCTTGCATGAATATGAATTCGCACATTCAGTGGAAGCGTGGCATGATGGACAACTGGTAGGGGGGTTGTATGGGGTTGCAATGGGAAAAATATTTTTTGGAGAATCGATGTTTTGTCGAATGACTGATGCCTCTAAAGTTGCATTCACACACTTAGTTTTGCAATTGCAACGATGGGGCTTCAAATTAATCGATTGTCAAGTTTATACCAATCATTTAAATAGCTTAGGTGCACAAGAAATTCCTAGAAAACAATTTCGTCTGCTATTAGAGCATTTATCTGAAATGCCATCTTATACAGGTAGTTGGAAATTTGATGAGGATTTAATTCAAACAGCATTTATTTTGGAAACATAG
- a CDS encoding M48 family metallopeptidase, which yields MLTVDFFGQQDQARQKTRWLIIYFIIALIVIVGFINLTFFLLGGIFHFHHYSFLQWWSSLPSHWITGITLSIIIGGTIRRLYQLREGGEALAMLIGAIPVELDTYREEERRLMNVVEEMAIAAGIPVPKLYVLQKEYGINAFVAGYRPSDVTLVVTRGALEQLDRRELQGIVGHEFSHILHGDMRLNLHLIGILAGILAIGQMGFYIFSGGTYQYENRLNRDLRNVYFFPLALPFSILLVSLGYIGVFCGRVIKAAISRQREFLADAAAVQYTRDPAGIVGALLKIKGHYIGSKLYNYRAEEMSHLCFGSTFSLSRLLSTHPSLDERITRIDRAYPYRLKFGKLGEKTTSQYTAPLSEEYLGLNDTLTSSAPTPTTVKTVIASIGNPTPEHLAYATNIYQQIPTDLLTLVHQQTGAKILIYALLFQGKPTDRQVRETCLSRAESTEILQQVIVVRQQLDKLGDKFRLPLLDLALPALKKLPYQARTQYLETIQQLIQSDGKVSLFEYVLETILRHQLETSYLKPTLGQKRYTQLADVLQEISIILSLLAHVGSGKTAYQQALKTLTPQKLPFLSIAMCKPHQLNIAISHLQQLPPQLKKQVIDACTTCILADNQVETTELEVLRAIAESLDCPMPPLIG from the coding sequence ATGCTAACAGTTGATTTTTTTGGACAACAAGACCAAGCACGACAAAAAACGCGCTGGTTAATTATCTACTTTATCATTGCGTTAATTGTCATTGTGGGTTTTATTAACCTCACTTTTTTCTTGTTGGGGGGAATATTTCATTTCCACCACTATAGTTTTCTTCAATGGTGGAGCAGTTTGCCCAGTCATTGGATAACAGGCATTACCCTAAGCATTATCATAGGGGGAACAATACGCCGTTTGTATCAATTGCGCGAAGGTGGAGAAGCACTCGCCATGCTCATTGGTGCAATTCCTGTAGAACTAGATACCTATCGTGAAGAAGAACGGCGTTTAATGAATGTTGTAGAAGAAATGGCAATTGCGGCGGGCATTCCTGTCCCTAAACTCTATGTGTTACAAAAAGAATACGGCATCAATGCCTTTGTTGCAGGCTATCGCCCTTCAGATGTGACGCTGGTTGTCACCCGTGGCGCGTTAGAACAACTAGACCGACGTGAACTGCAAGGCATTGTTGGACACGAATTTAGTCATATCTTACATGGTGATATGCGTTTAAATTTACATTTAATCGGTATTCTTGCGGGCATTCTTGCCATTGGACAAATGGGCTTTTATATCTTTAGTGGTGGTACTTATCAATATGAAAATCGGCTAAACCGTGATTTACGCAACGTCTATTTTTTTCCACTTGCTTTGCCATTTTCCATCCTGCTCGTGAGTTTAGGCTATATCGGCGTGTTTTGTGGCAGAGTTATTAAAGCCGCGATTTCCAGACAACGTGAATTTCTCGCTGATGCCGCCGCAGTCCAATATACCCGTGACCCTGCGGGCATTGTGGGGGCATTACTAAAAATTAAAGGTCATTACATCGGCTCAAAACTCTACAATTATCGTGCAGAAGAAATGAGTCATCTATGTTTTGGCTCTACATTCAGCTTATCGCGTTTACTCTCAACTCATCCGAGTTTAGATGAACGGATTACCCGCATCGACCGTGCGTATCCTTATCGTTTAAAGTTTGGCAAATTGGGTGAAAAAACCACCAGTCAATACACAGCCCCGTTAAGCGAGGAATATCTCGGTTTAAATGACACACTCACGTCTTCAGCCCCAACACCGACAACGGTTAAAACCGTCATTGCCTCAATTGGTAATCCAACCCCTGAGCATTTAGCTTATGCAACAAATATTTACCAACAAATTCCCACTGATTTATTAACCCTCGTACATCAACAAACAGGGGCAAAAATTCTAATCTACGCCTTATTATTTCAAGGCAAGCCGACAGACAGACAAGTACGGGAAACATGTTTAAGTCGAGCAGAATCAACAGAGATTTTGCAACAAGTGATTGTTGTACGCCAACAATTGGATAAATTGGGCGATAAATTTCGTTTACCTTTACTAGACCTCGCGTTGCCTGCCTTGAAAAAATTACCCTATCAAGCGCGTACCCAATATTTAGAAACAATTCAACAGTTAATTCAATCAGATGGTAAAGTAAGTTTGTTTGAATATGTTTTAGAAACTATTTTGCGTCATCAGTTAGAAACATCATACTTAAAACCCACGTTAGGACAAAAACGTTACACACAATTAGCTGATGTACTTCAAGAAATCAGTATCATCCTCTCGTTATTAGCCCATGTCGGCAGTGGTAAAACTGCCTATCAACAAGCCTTAAAAACCCTAACGCCGCAAAAACTTCCCTTTCTTTCGATTGCCATGTGTAAACCACATCAACTAAACATTGCAATCAGTCATTTACAGCAACTTCCGCCCCAATTAAAAAAACAAGTTATTGATGCCTGTACAACCTGTATTCTTGCAGATAATCAAGTAGAAACGACCGAATTAGAAGTGTTGCGTGCTATTGCTGAAAGTTTAGATTGTCCCATGCCACCATTAATTGGATAA